In Mongoliitalea daihaiensis, one DNA window encodes the following:
- a CDS encoding SusD/RagB family nutrient-binding outer membrane lipoprotein — MKNKILSFLVILLVLISCETFDEINTNPNQATDASIQVIYPAAMASFVYGMNGESAQFTSILMQYLTGILGDQQQVNNYSFIADMSDATWNRFYSNCLNNLRIVKEKSEELGANHYLGTSKIMEAIIIGYSVDLWNDIPYSEALNLEQFPQPRFDDAAALYQRVQSLLDEGIADLQRQSSTSPSTNDLIYRAANENAWRANSLPKWIMLARAMKARYHNHLSKVDPAGSASATLAAIDAGSFMSNADQPIILFGSEFAGPWFPYFQTTFGENNVGISQRFIDLLRDRISEGTDDPRLTRFVSPTTGGLYVGVPNGSSFRPAGTVVPGPYLNSREAPTPLLNFSELKFIEAEAALRAGQSARAATAHNAAVAASLQRITGSANADYIARYGSETESTITLEKIMEEKHIDLFLQPEAWMDWRRTIPVGSPNTVSGLPSLTVSPSNTTQGNFPRRFIYPNREVVNNSANVPDVSNLDRVFWDR, encoded by the coding sequence ATGAAAAATAAGATATTATCCTTTCTAGTGATACTATTGGTCTTGATTTCTTGCGAGACCTTTGATGAAATCAATACGAATCCCAACCAAGCAACCGATGCATCCATACAGGTAATTTATCCTGCGGCAATGGCTTCGTTTGTCTATGGTATGAATGGTGAATCTGCTCAGTTTACGAGTATATTGATGCAATACCTTACCGGTATTTTGGGAGATCAGCAGCAGGTAAACAATTACTCTTTCATTGCTGATATGAGTGACGCTACCTGGAATCGTTTTTATTCCAATTGCCTCAATAATTTAAGAATTGTTAAAGAAAAGTCGGAAGAGTTAGGAGCAAATCATTACCTAGGAACATCCAAAATCATGGAAGCTATAATCATAGGCTATTCAGTAGATTTATGGAATGACATTCCTTACTCAGAGGCCCTAAATCTAGAACAATTCCCACAGCCTCGATTTGACGACGCCGCAGCTTTGTATCAGCGGGTACAGAGTTTGTTAGACGAAGGAATTGCTGATTTGCAGCGTCAAAGTTCAACAAGTCCCAGTACCAATGACTTGATTTACAGAGCTGCGAATGAAAATGCTTGGAGAGCAAATTCTCTTCCAAAATGGATTATGCTAGCGAGGGCTATGAAGGCGCGATACCACAATCACTTGAGTAAAGTGGATCCTGCAGGCTCGGCTTCCGCCACCCTTGCAGCCATCGATGCAGGCAGCTTCATGTCCAATGCAGATCAACCGATCATTTTATTCGGTTCCGAATTTGCGGGTCCTTGGTTTCCATATTTTCAGACAACTTTTGGAGAAAATAACGTAGGAATCAGCCAGCGCTTCATTGATTTATTGCGAGATCGAATTAGTGAAGGAACTGATGATCCGAGATTGACCCGTTTTGTGAGTCCCACTACAGGCGGTCTTTACGTGGGAGTTCCCAATGGATCATCCTTCAGGCCTGCAGGTACAGTGGTGCCTGGACCTTATTTAAACTCAAGAGAAGCTCCAACCCCTTTGTTAAACTTCAGTGAGTTAAAGTTTATCGAAGCGGAGGCCGCTTTGAGAGCTGGACAATCTGCCCGTGCTGCTACCGCACATAATGCGGCTGTTGCTGCATCTTTGCAGCGAATTACGGGTTCTGCCAATGCTGATTACATTGCTCGTTATGGCAGCGAAACCGAATCAACCATTACCTTGGAAAAGATCATGGAAGAGAAACACATCGACCTGTTCTTACAACCGGAAGCATGGATGGATTGGAGAAGAACGATCCCTGTAGGATCTCCTAATACTGTATCTGGACTTCCTTCATTGACAGTTTCGCCTTCCAATACTACCCAAGGAAATTTCCCAAGAAGGTTTATTTATCCAAATAGGGAGGTTGTAAATAATTCAGCGAACGTTCCAGATGTATCGAATTTGGACAGAGTATTTTGGGACAGATAA